The nucleotide sequence CGAGCCCGGCTCCCATGACCGGATGGTCGAGCCCGAGCGCATACGCGGAGGCATACAGACGCTCCCGCCCGGACAGGTACACCTTGCTCTCCGAGGACTCGCCTCCTTCGTACTTCAGGGTCAGCCGGAGGAAGCGCTCCTCCACGGCGCGGTTCAGCGCCTTGCCCAGGGGCGAGAACGTGGTGGCCGCCGCGACGGCGAGCGTGGCGAGCAGCGACAGGACGACGAGCCGGCGCAGCGGCACCCGCCCCACCACGAGGAACGTCAGGAGGCCCGCGAGGATGGCGCCCGTTCCTCCCCGTGAGCCGGTGAGCAGCGCGAGGAGCACGCCGGTGGCCGCGATCGGAATCCAGAGCCACGCCCGCCCCCGGCGCTGCCAGAAGTACAGCGCCCCGAGCGCGAGCAGCCCCATGAGCCGGGCGAAGACGTTGGGGCCGCCGCCCAGCACGGCCAGCCGCGCGCCGCCGCCCGAGCTCAGCAGCTGGCGCACCCCGGCGAGGGCCAGCAGCGCCGTGGCCGCCACGATCACCATCCAGAAGGCGCTGCGCATCCGCTCCGCGGACTGGCGGACCGCGGCGAGCCCGAAGCTCAAGGTCATCACGGTGACCAGGCCGAGCTCGTAGAGCTTCTCCAGGGCCATCCCCGTGTCGGGAGCCCAGAGCGTGCTCAGGCCCATGTAGCCGAAGAACAGGAGCAGCGCCGTGGAGAGCCGTGGATCGAGGCGCGTCTCGCCCGGCCTGGCTCCTCGGTGGGCGAGGTGGACCAGCCCCACGGACGCGAGCAGCACTCCCCCCACGACGAGCCACAGCCTCGGCTCCAGGAAGGGATCCGGATCGGTATCCGCGGACACCAGCCGGTGGAGGCCCCACCGGCCCGAGAGCACGTAGAGCGCGGCGATGAGCGCCAGTCCTGTGCACCGGATCCGATTCACGGGTGGCTCCAGCTCTTGCTCAGCTCGCGGTGGGGTACTCGTACTGATAGATGCCGCTGGCGGCGCTGCCTCGGAGCGAGCGCGGCACTCCGTTGAGGATGACGCCCTGCACCGGGACGCCGCTCTGCTCGAGCCGGTGGACGGTCGCGGCGAGCTCGCGCATCGAGTGGGTGGCCGCGCGCACCACGGCGAGGTTCACGCCCGCGTGCCGCCCCACGAGCGCCGCGTCGGTCACCGCCAGGATGGGCGGTGTGTCGATGAGAATGACGTCGTACTCGGCCGACAGGCTCGCCACGAGCTCCCCGAACTTGTCGCTCAGCAGCAGCTCGGAGGGGTTGGGAGGAACGGCGCCGGCGGGCAGGAAGGACAGGCGCTGGCGGGGATCCTTCAGGACGGCCTTCTCCAGGAGCACGGTGCCACCGAGGAGCTCGGCGAGGCCCTGGGGGCGCTCGAGCCCGAAGCAGCGGTGGAGCCAGCCTCCGCGCAGGTTCGCGTCCACGAGCAGCACGCGCTTGCCGGAGTCCGCCAGCACCCAGGCGAGGTTGATGGAGACGAAGGACTTGCCGGAGCCAGGGTTGGGCCCGGTGATGGCGACCACGTTGTTGCTCGAGGACTCCAGCGCGAGCAGGAGGCGGGTGCGCAGGCCGCGCACGCTCTCGATGACCAGGTCATGCGGGTGCGTTCTGGCGAGGATGGCGAGCCCGCCGTGAGCCGTCTCCTGCTTCTTCCGGGTCCACTGCGACTGGTGCTGGCTGAACGGGAGGGTGGCAAAGACGGGCACGCCGAGCTCGGCCTCGACCGCGGCGGGGGCCGAGACGCCCCGGTGGAGCCCCTGGCGCGCGAAGGCGAGCGCGACGCCGAGCGCCAGCCCCAGCAGGAGGCTGACCGCGAGCACCCCAGGCTTGCTGGGGCGCACCGGGGCGCGCGTCACCACGGGCTCATCGAGGATCCGGGCGTTGCCGAAGGTGCTCGCCTTCAGCACCCGGTACTCCTGGGCCTTGTTGTTGAGCTGGAGGTAGAGCTCGTTGGCCACCTTCACGTCCCGCATGAGCCGGGCCGACTCGAGCTCCGCGCTGGGCAGGCTCTTGAGCTGGGTGTTCAGCGCGGCCTCCTCCGCCCGCAGCCTCGCCAGCTTGCGAGTCGTGGCGATGAGGATCGGGTGGTTCTCGGTGAAGCGCTGCCGCAGCTCGGAGCGCTCCAGGAGGAGCGCCGAGAGCGATTTCTCGACGTCGGCGCTGCGCTCCAGCAGCGACTGGGTCTCCATCCCGAGATCGACGTTCCCCTTGCCCGCGCGGTGGCTGCTCAGGGCCGCCTCCGCTCGCTCCACCTCCTGGCGCAGGCCCGGCAGCTGGGTGTCGAGGAACTTCAGCGTCTTCTCGGCATCCTCGCTCCTGCGCTCGACGTTGTAGCGGACGTAATGGCGAGTGATGGCCTCGAGCGTCGCGGCGATTCCATTCGGGTCCTGGCCCTCGAGCGTCACCGTGAGGATGCCGGTGTTGAGGCCCTTCTCGGTCAGGCGCAGGGTGCCTTGCAGCTCCTCCAGCACCGCGAGGCGGGAGCGCCGCTTCACCCAGAAGCGCGTCTCCGGGCGGGCCTGGAGCTCGGAGACGAGGAGCTCCAACTGCTGGGAGGCGCCCGTGGGTGTCGCGGCGGGGGTACCCACGCTCCCGCTGAGGAGCGGCTCGGAGTCCGGACCGAGGAGCGTGTACGTGCCGTTCCTTCCCGCCACCAGGGTGAGCGGGAGGTCCTCCAGCTCCGGCGGAACGATCACGCGCTCCACCTGGATGCGCTCGCCTCCCCAGGCGAAGCCCTCCAGGCCCCACAGGGGCGCGCTGGCGAGCCCCGAGCCTCGGTGGGCGCGGGCGCGCATGGCGCCGATCAGCGGGAAGTACCGTGGCCCCTCGGCCACGTCCAGCCGCAGCTCGTCGATGACCCTGCCCAGCAGCGTTCGCGAGCTGAGGATCTCGATCTCGGTGGAGGTCTCCCCGGACAGGTGCTCGAGCAGCTGGTCGAGCTCTCCGAGGCTGCTGCCCTTCTGCTCGATCTGCAGGATGGCGTTCGCGCGATAGACGGGCGTCGTGGTGGCCAGGTACACCACGCCCGCCAGGAGCGTCAGGGCCATCGTCACGGCGATCGTCCCGCGGTGCTCGATCAGGATGGCCAGATGACTGCTCAGGTCGAGCGCGTCATCGGTCGCTGCCGAGCTGGAGCGGGCGTTGGCCTTGGAGCCGGGGTTGCTCGTCATGGGGTCTGCAATATGACGGCTGTGTTCCCAGCATCCATCGCCTGCCAGAGCAGCTGAACTGTTGGCTGGATCTGGCTAATGATTCGGTTCCAGCGCGTCAAGTTGTGCGCCGAGACGAACACGACGTCGCGAGGTTGAAGCTGGAACTGCGTGGCGAGCAGGAGCGCGTCCGGCGACTGGGCATCGAGCTTGAAGATGGAGGGCCGATCGAAGCTCCCGCGGATCACGTAGACCTTCGCCGGGTTCGAGCTGACCGGGTCGAAGCCCTCGCTGTCGCCGATGGCCTCCGCGAGCGTCATTCGCCCCTTCACCATCACGCGCGAGGAGGGCTTGCGGACCTCGCCCAGCACGAAGACCTTGTTGCGGCTCCGATCGGGGATGTTGAGGATGTCTCCGTCCTGCAGGAGCCAGTTCTGGCTGACGTCTCCCTGTTCGTAGAGGGCTTGCAGGTCGAGGCTGTATGCCTTTCCGCCACGGTTGAGGGTCACCTGGCGCAGGTCGGCCTCGGGTGTGAGCCCTCGCGCCTGGCTGATGGCGTCCTGGACTCGCAGCGGCACGTCCGTGATGGGGATGCTGCTGGGGGCGACCACCTCGCCGGTGACCTGGACCTTCTGTCCTCGAAAACCCACCACGCGCACGTCGAGCTGGGGTCGCTCGATGGTGTGGGACAGCCGCTGCATCAGCAGCTCGCGGATCTCGCGCAGCGTCTTGCCCGCGACCTCGATCACGCCGACGTGGGGGTAGAACATCGTCCCGTCCGCGGCCACCGGGTGGCCCGTGGCCTCGGCGGGGCGGAACTCGCCGGCCGGGATGGTGAGCTCGGGGTGATCCCAGACGATGACGCTGAGCACGTCATGCGGAGTCACCCGGTAGTCATAGCCCGTGGCGACCGTGGCCAGCGGGTCCTGCTTCGGGGCGGGGCGCTCCTGGACGCGCTCCGCCTGCTGTCTTCTCAGCAGCTCCGCGTCGATGGGGATGATCTCGGGTGCCGGCTCCGTGCCTCCATCCGTCTGGCGGGCGTACCGCTCCCGGTATGCATCCTCATCCATGTGCATGCCCGGGCCCCACGCGCACGCGCTCAAGCAGAGCAGCCCGGTCAGTAGCAGGACCCGCCTCATCAACGACCTCCGGAGAAGTTCGATTCTTGGGAACGCGCGGCGCACGCGTAAACCGACGCGCGTGCTGGCTGTCTGGAAGGGAAT is from Hyalangium gracile and encodes:
- a CDS encoding polysaccharide biosynthesis tyrosine autokinase, with the protein product MTSNPGSKANARSSSAATDDALDLSSHLAILIEHRGTIAVTMALTLLAGVVYLATTTPVYRANAILQIEQKGSSLGELDQLLEHLSGETSTEIEILSSRTLLGRVIDELRLDVAEGPRYFPLIGAMRARAHRGSGLASAPLWGLEGFAWGGERIQVERVIVPPELEDLPLTLVAGRNGTYTLLGPDSEPLLSGSVGTPAATPTGASQQLELLVSELQARPETRFWVKRRSRLAVLEELQGTLRLTEKGLNTGILTVTLEGQDPNGIAATLEAITRHYVRYNVERRSEDAEKTLKFLDTQLPGLRQEVERAEAALSSHRAGKGNVDLGMETQSLLERSADVEKSLSALLLERSELRQRFTENHPILIATTRKLARLRAEEAALNTQLKSLPSAELESARLMRDVKVANELYLQLNNKAQEYRVLKASTFGNARILDEPVVTRAPVRPSKPGVLAVSLLLGLALGVALAFARQGLHRGVSAPAAVEAELGVPVFATLPFSQHQSQWTRKKQETAHGGLAILARTHPHDLVIESVRGLRTRLLLALESSSNNVVAITGPNPGSGKSFVSINLAWVLADSGKRVLLVDANLRGGWLHRCFGLERPQGLAELLGGTVLLEKAVLKDPRQRLSFLPAGAVPPNPSELLLSDKFGELVASLSAEYDVILIDTPPILAVTDAALVGRHAGVNLAVVRAATHSMRELAATVHRLEQSGVPVQGVILNGVPRSLRGSAASGIYQYEYPTAS
- a CDS encoding O-antigen ligase family protein yields the protein MNRIRCTGLALIAALYVLSGRWGLHRLVSADTDPDPFLEPRLWLVVGGVLLASVGLVHLAHRGARPGETRLDPRLSTALLLFFGYMGLSTLWAPDTGMALEKLYELGLVTVMTLSFGLAAVRQSAERMRSAFWMVIVAATALLALAGVRQLLSSGGGARLAVLGGGPNVFARLMGLLALGALYFWQRRGRAWLWIPIAATGVLLALLTGSRGGTGAILAGLLTFLVVGRVPLRRLVVLSLLATLAVAAATTFSPLGKALNRAVEERFLRLTLKYEGGESSESKVYLSGRERLYASAYALGLDHPVMGAGLAAFPALELGVYPHNLFLEVFCEGGALGLALLGWVLLAFLLSAFRGRHGLDGATIGAAVLILIGSQSSGDLYDSRSLYLLLTLSACTSAARAAMPALPSPPAHPAVHGAT
- a CDS encoding polysaccharide export protein; translation: MRRVLLLTGLLCLSACAWGPGMHMDEDAYRERYARQTDGGTEPAPEIIPIDAELLRRQQAERVQERPAPKQDPLATVATGYDYRVTPHDVLSVIVWDHPELTIPAGEFRPAEATGHPVAADGTMFYPHVGVIEVAGKTLREIRELLMQRLSHTIERPQLDVRVVGFRGQKVQVTGEVVAPSSIPITDVPLRVQDAISQARGLTPEADLRQVTLNRGGKAYSLDLQALYEQGDVSQNWLLQDGDILNIPDRSRNKVFVLGEVRKPSSRVMVKGRMTLAEAIGDSEGFDPVSSNPAKVYVIRGSFDRPSIFKLDAQSPDALLLATQFQLQPRDVVFVSAHNLTRWNRIISQIQPTVQLLWQAMDAGNTAVILQTP